In Mycolicibacterium nivoides, the DNA window TTGATGCCGAGGACCTCCATGGCGTCGATCTCTTCACGGACGGTGCGCGACCCCAGGTCGGCACACATCGCGGTCGCCCCGGCGCCGGCGACGATCAGCACCGTCACCATGGGCCCGACCTGGGTGACGGCGCCGAATGCCGCGCCCGCCCCGGAGAGATCTGCCGCGCCCAGTTCGCGAAGGAGGATGTTCAAGGTGAACGACACCAGGACGGTGAACGGGATCGCCACCAGAAGGGTCGGCGCCATGGAAACCCGTGCCACGAACCAGGATTGGTCAAGGAACTCACGCCATTGGAATGGCCTGCGCACCACGAATCTGGCGGCATCCACCGACATGGCGAACAACCCACCCACCCCCTCGAGTGGGCCGGCGAGTTGTCGCTGCAGCATCCGGTTCTCCGTTCTTTGCCTGAATCACACCCGGGGGTTGTTATGACCCGGACCACACGCCTCGACCGGGAACGATCACAGTTCGCCATCGGTCACGCCACCACGTGTCCCACCCACCGGGAATTTGGCTCCCTGCGCGTCAAATTCCGGTGGTCACCCGGTCAGCGGAACACTCCGTTGCCGCTGCGGAGCGAGCGTGTGAGGGTGGGCGCAATGGGTCAGCACGACGAAAGAAACTCTGTGTCGAATTCTGTTTCGGTCAGCAGTCATACCGGTACGGCGGATGCGCTTCGTGAGATCAGCACCAGTGCAGGGACTTTGCGTTACTACGACGTCGGCAACGGTCCAACCGTGCTGTTCTTGCACGGTTCGGGCCCCGGGGTTACGGGCTGGCGCAACTTCCGCGGAGTACTGCCGACGTTCGCCGAACGCTTCCGGTGCCTGGTCCTGGAGTTTCCCGGCTTCGGGGTTTCGGACGATTGGGGCGGGCACCCGATGGTCACCGCTCAGGGCGCCGTGACTCCGTTCCTCGACGCCCTGGGCATCGAACGAGTGGACATCGTCGGCAACTCGATGGGCGGCGGTGTCGGGATAAACACAGCGATCAACACGCCCGAACGGGTCGGACGCCTGGTGACGATCGGCGGGATCGGCACCAGCATCTTCTCCCCCGGCCCCAGCGAGGGGATCCGCCTGCTCCAGGAATTCACCGACAACCCGACCCGGCAGCGCCTCGTCGACTGGCTGCATTCCATGGTCTATGACCGGTCGCTGGTCACCGAGGAGCTCATCGAGGAGCGCTGGACGCTGGCGACCGACCCGGAGACGTTGGCCGCCGCACGCCGGATGTACGGGAAGGCCGCGTTCGCAGCGATGATGGCATCGATGGCAGCTTCAGACCTGCCGATGCCCTGGGCACGGATGCACAAGGTGTCGGCGCCGACGCTTCTGACGTGGGGACGCGACGATCGCGTGAGTCCGCTTGACATGGCATTGATTCCGA includes these proteins:
- a CDS encoding alpha/beta fold hydrolase, whose amino-acid sequence is MGQHDERNSVSNSVSVSSHTGTADALREISTSAGTLRYYDVGNGPTVLFLHGSGPGVTGWRNFRGVLPTFAERFRCLVLEFPGFGVSDDWGGHPMVTAQGAVTPFLDALGIERVDIVGNSMGGGVGINTAINTPERVGRLVTIGGIGTSIFSPGPSEGIRLLQEFTDNPTRQRLVDWLHSMVYDRSLVTEELIEERWTLATDPETLAAARRMYGKAAFAAMMASMAASDLPMPWARMHKVSAPTLLTWGRDDRVSPLDMALIPMRTIPNAELHVFPNCGHWAMIEAKTAFESVVTTFLNTD
- a CDS encoding MlaE family ABC transporter permease gives rise to the protein MLQRQLAGPLEGVGGLFAMSVDAARFVVRRPFQWREFLDQSWFVARVSMAPTLLVAIPFTVLVSFTLNILLRELGAADLSGAGAAFGAVTQVGPMVTVLIVAGAGATAMCADLGSRTVREEIDAMEVLGINPIQRLVTPRMLASGLVALLLNSVVVIIGILGGYLFSVFVQDVNPGAFAAGITLLTGIPEVVISCVKAALFGLIAGLVACYRGLTVSGGGAKAVGNAVNETVVYAFMALFVVNVVVTAIGIQMTTR